In Glandiceps talaboti chromosome 14, keGlaTala1.1, whole genome shotgun sequence, a single genomic region encodes these proteins:
- the LOC144446054 gene encoding uncharacterized protein LOC144446054 yields the protein MNLHTYLEPGLVDSHTHILRLLPRSWNVMSKPPHYFLDLKMCQITTLAYNFKFGEETSVQSLRSPNIIEQPSKCLKCDLSLNDLHILDHEGLFPFKECRHLDVSLNRIERFKGIEIMPYLVYLNLSHNFIHKLDGLDNCKFLEELNLGMNEMTTIGSIPPLRSLTTLYINNNKLVSLDGIQALPKLQELYVQKNKLRDIKPVASSFSLMILDASDNLILDSHHTMAILRGLRRLTELHLYGNPLVNENHYEENIFHSTTVQILDGLTIKNPFKPAPEIGIEDLGKVSGLKAAAQRAYQEQLRYHRKEAEQNVKFLQYRILAIKDQHRDYEKRMGRDLNACLKYLDHVRPDDYTYSTDDDNNPQEPVFRPHVPKPWLAPRSWPTESEFLNNRQPRRYWRGASLDSPLNRDAQHDPLPYEYQLSYPHLRHSRENLRGLKRTDDILSAAAGILERQSSVTDI from the exons ATGAATCTTCATACCTACCTAGAGCCAGGATTAGTGGATAGTCATACACACATTCTAAGATTACTTCCAAGGTCATGGAATGTCATGTCAAAACCTCCCCACTATTTCCTGGATTTGAAAATGTGTCAGATTACTACATTAGcgtataatttcaaatttggagAAGAAACAAG TGTACAGAGCCTACGATCTCCTAATATCATAGAACAACCATCTAAATGTTTGAAGTGTGATTTATCATTAAATGATTTACATATACTGGATCATGAAGGATTATTCCCATTCAAAGAATGCAGACATTTAGATGTCTCCCTGAACAGGATAGAGAG ATTTAAAGGAATCGAAATAATGCCATACCTTGTATATCTGAACCTTTCACATAATTTCATACACAAACTAGATGGTTTAGACAACTGTAAATTCCTAGAAGAACTG AACCTTGGTATGAATGAAATGACAACTATAGGTAGTATACCACCTCTAAGAAGTCTGACTACACTATATATCAACAATAATAAG CTTGTATCATTGGATGGTATCCAGGCACTCCCTAAACTACAAGAACTTTATGTACAGAAAAACAAACTG CGTGACATCAAGCCTGTAGCTAGTTCATTTAGTTTAATGATACTAGATGCATCAGATAATCTTATCTTAGAcagtcaccataccatggccaTCTTAAGAGGTTTAAGAAGACTGACAGAGTTACATCTTTAT GGCAATCCGCTAGTCAATGAGAATCATTATGAAGAGAATATCTTCCATTCTACCACAGTACAGATATTAGATGGATTGACAATCAAGAATCCATTTAAACCAGCACCT gaGATTGGTATAGAAGATCTTGGCAAAGTTAGTGGATTGAAAGCTGCCGCACAGAGAGCTTACCAAGAACAACTACGTTATCATAGAAAGGAAGCcgaacaaaatgtcaaatttctaCAATACAGAAtact TGCAATCAAAGACCAACACAGAGACTATGAAAAGAGGATGGGTAGAGATCTGAATGCATGCCTCAA ATATTTAGATCATGTACGTCCAGATGATTACACCTATTCCACTGATGATGACAATAACCCACAGGAGCCTGTGTTCAGACCACATGTACCTAAACCATGGCTG GCACCTCGGTCTTGGCCCACAGAGTCAGAATTCCTAAATAACCGACAGCCAAGACGATACTGGCGTGGTGCCTCACTTGATTCACCACTGAATAGAGATGCACAGCATGATCCATTGCCATATGAATATCAGCTATCTTATCCACATCTCAGACATAGCAGGGAAAACCTAAGAGGACTCAAGAGAACAGATGAT ATCTTGTCGGCAGCAGCAGGGATATTAGAAAGACAATCTAGTGTTACCGACATCTAG